In Parasegetibacter sp. NRK P23, the genomic stretch TCAGAATAAAAGATAAATAAAGTTTAAGTCTGTTCATATATGGAATCGTCAAAAATTACACACAACGTGACGGCTTTGCGATGGCCGGGATTTGAAAACGTAAACAATCTTGCCCAGATTGAGTTTGCTTTGAAAAACAAACATCACGTTTACAGTCTTACCCGGATATTGCAAAACTATTGTTGTGTGCTGGCGTTCTTTCTGTCAAGAGTTTCTTATAAGCTCGTGAACGTCCGGCATCTCATCATAAGTCCGCCCATTTAAAATGCGACCTGCAGCCTTCTTATTCTTGCCTCCCCACTGTTTGAAGAAAAATGCAACTTTGGCTTTTTCACATTGGTCTTGTATGTCTAAAACCCAATCTGGGTTCATTGGTCGTGGTTTATGTCCACTTTCACCCCCAACTATTACCCAATCTATTTTCTTTAAATTAAGGTTGCTCAACTCCCCGATGAGTGGCTCAAGTGAAAGAAATTTTACTTTCGCTCTTGTCTTTCGTAGGAAGTCAATACGCTCAATCACCCTTATATCCTCTACGGAAACTCCCATCCAAATATTATGTGTCCAATGCAATTCTTTATGAACTTTAAAAAGCCTTTCAGCTCTTTTGGTCAAAACCTGAAAGACATGTTGTGGATTTTCATTCATTACTTTGAAAACCTGTTTTATGTATTCTAAAGGAACATCTTGATGAAAAAGGTCGCTCATTGAATTTACAAATACAATCTTAGGATGTTTCCAAGTATAAGGGATATCAAGTGTCTCCGGATGAGTTTTTACTATTTTAAATCCGTATTGATATTTTTCCTGCCCCATTGCTTTTAATCGCCGGGTCATTATTTCAGCATAGCAAAATTTGCAGCCGGCAGAAATCTTTGTGCAGCCCGTAGTTGGGTTCCAAGTCATTTCTGTCCATTCGATAGATGAATTTGCCATTAGTTAAATTTTAAAATACAGTCTTTTGAAATAAGAACACTTTTCTTATGTTCTTTATTGTCAGT encodes the following:
- a CDS encoding DUF5131 family protein, which gives rise to MANSSIEWTEMTWNPTTGCTKISAGCKFCYAEIMTRRLKAMGQEKYQYGFKIVKTHPETLDIPYTWKHPKIVFVNSMSDLFHQDVPLEYIKQVFKVMNENPQHVFQVLTKRAERLFKVHKELHWTHNIWMGVSVEDIRVIERIDFLRKTRAKVKFLSLEPLIGELSNLNLKKIDWVIVGGESGHKPRPMNPDWVLDIQDQCEKAKVAFFFKQWGGKNKKAAGRILNGRTYDEMPDVHELIRNS